In the genome of Oceanispirochaeta sp., one region contains:
- a CDS encoding sodium:proton antiporter: MIERVLLLILFLIGFGGIVSKRNIIKKIFALTIMNSSVVILFIVEGSRIGDNAPILKEGLKNMVDPVPQALMLTAIVIGVCISALALALAFRLYRYAHSFDMDLIRKKVNDESS; the protein is encoded by the coding sequence ATGATTGAAAGAGTACTCCTGTTGATTCTTTTTCTGATAGGATTTGGAGGCATTGTCAGTAAAAGGAATATTATCAAGAAAATATTCGCCCTGACGATCATGAACAGTTCTGTAGTCATTCTTTTCATAGTGGAAGGTTCAAGAATCGGAGACAACGCCCCCATACTGAAAGAGGGCTTGAAGAATATGGTCGATCCTGTACCACAGGCCCTGATGCTGACGGCCATTGTGATCGGTGTCTGCATCTCCGCTCTGGCTCTGGCTCTGGCTTTCAGACTGTATAGATATGCCCACTCATTTGATATGGATCTCATTCGGAAAAAGGTGAACGATGAATCCAGCTGA
- a CDS encoding MnhB domain-containing protein — protein MKAGRKILYRNFMTFLSLAGVLAIVLPIFLSSGSWPDTARNYLEQNGFIETGARNLVSAIYLGYRAFDTLGETIVLLVAVSGTIGIISHSGISLARGYGREEESQSSKKSLLQIKRTELLDVVTGKMGPIVLIFGLYVMLYGHLSPGGGFQGGVVIASGIVFLALGSKNDSSIRLQEAPVLARIEASGFLMLIIASLIGIPGGAGFFGNPLSSSEEFKVGYIIILNSIIGLKVGAGIGYMCVAMLGREAT, from the coding sequence ATGAAAGCCGGAAGAAAAATTCTGTACCGGAATTTTATGACTTTTTTGTCCCTGGCGGGAGTTCTCGCAATTGTCCTGCCAATCTTCCTTTCTTCAGGTTCCTGGCCGGACACAGCACGAAACTACCTGGAGCAAAATGGATTTATTGAGACAGGAGCCCGAAACCTGGTCAGCGCGATCTATCTGGGTTACAGGGCTTTCGATACATTAGGAGAAACCATTGTACTGCTGGTTGCCGTCAGCGGGACAATTGGAATCATCTCTCATTCCGGAATATCCCTTGCCAGGGGATATGGAAGAGAAGAGGAGAGTCAAAGCTCAAAGAAATCCCTACTACAAATAAAAAGAACAGAACTGCTGGATGTCGTTACAGGAAAAATGGGACCCATTGTTCTGATTTTCGGCCTGTATGTCATGCTCTACGGACACCTTTCACCGGGAGGAGGCTTCCAGGGGGGAGTTGTTATCGCGTCAGGGATTGTTTTCCTGGCATTGGGCAGTAAAAATGATTCTTCCATACGTCTTCAGGAAGCTCCCGTTCTCGCCAGAATAGAAGCGTCAGGATTTTTGATGCTGATCATTGCCTCTCTGATCGGGATTCCCGGGGGTGCCGGCTTTTTCGGGAATCCTCTCTCTTCCTCTGAAGAGTTCAAGGTAGGGTACATTATTATTTTGAATTCCATAATTGGTCTGAAGGTGGGTGCCGGCATCGGATACATGTGCGTTGCCATGCTGGGAAGGGAGGCAACATGA
- a CDS encoding leucine-rich repeat domain-containing protein, translating into MSFRIDSVFYLKGLRTLDLSFNEIEDVRVLNELPKLEYVNLIVNRHLSRRDIILLEERYPVLSEL; encoded by the coding sequence ATGAGTTTCAGAATCGATTCAGTTTTTTATTTAAAAGGCCTTCGTACACTGGATCTTTCATTTAATGAAATTGAAGATGTGAGGGTATTAAATGAGCTGCCTAAGTTGGAATATGTTAACCTCATCGTGAACAGACATCTCTCACGAAGAGACATCATACTCCTGGAGGAACGATATCCTGTACTCTCAGAATTATGA
- a CDS encoding monovalent cation/H+ antiporter complex subunit F produces the protein MRMLMLEFMQWFLLACAFMCVIRLVTGKNAADKLAGLNVLSGVVLAFMVLHGVQLGRALYLDVALVYDIFGFLGFLAIAHFLKNKIPGEEEK, from the coding sequence ATGAGAATGTTGATGCTCGAATTCATGCAGTGGTTTCTCCTTGCCTGTGCCTTCATGTGTGTCATACGCCTGGTCACAGGTAAAAATGCAGCAGATAAATTAGCCGGGTTGAATGTTCTTTCCGGTGTGGTTCTGGCTTTCATGGTTCTCCACGGAGTTCAACTGGGGCGGGCTCTCTATCTGGATGTAGCCCTGGTATACGATATATTCGGATTTCTGGGATTTCTGGCCATTGCCCATTTCCTGAAGAACAAGATTCCCGGAGAAGAGGAAAAATGA
- a CDS encoding Na+/H+ antiporter subunit E: MRIETLWGITRFFITFLTLFIIWLIFTFSLEPYSLISGLAGSLGISLLTYRVFIPSHDASRGAFIPQPFHLILFFIFLIYQLYSSSIKMLVTIIRGNPNPRIVHFRTRLHSDLARMVLANSITFTPGTITLDLNDDHLTVHWFFCNTNHSKLAGETIKGDFEKYIRRVWR; encoded by the coding sequence TTGCGTATTGAAACCCTCTGGGGAATTACACGGTTTTTCATTACCTTTTTAACCCTATTTATCATCTGGCTCATTTTTACATTCAGCCTGGAACCCTATTCACTTATATCGGGACTTGCGGGCTCATTGGGAATCTCTCTTCTTACGTATAGAGTCTTTATCCCCTCCCATGATGCCTCCCGTGGTGCATTCATTCCACAGCCTTTCCATCTGATTCTTTTTTTTATTTTCCTGATATATCAACTCTATTCTTCCAGTATAAAAATGCTGGTTACTATTATCAGAGGAAATCCGAATCCCAGGATTGTCCATTTCCGGACGCGTCTTCATTCAGATCTGGCCAGAATGGTTCTGGCAAACTCCATAACCTTCACACCGGGAACGATTACCCTAGACCTGAATGATGACCATCTGACGGTTCACTGGTTTTTCTGCAATACAAATCATTCCAAGCTGGCCGGAGAAACAATAAAAGGCGATTTTGAAAAATACATCAGGAGGGTGTGGAGATGA
- a CDS encoding hydrogenase subunit MbhD domain-containing protein produces the protein MTILILVILIGLSLYTLGTKDLLYGAIALSAFSLLSAILFYLLYAPDVAITEAAVGAGVSTVIFVWAIRVTDREDRT, from the coding sequence ATGACCATTCTTATTCTGGTAATATTAATAGGTCTTTCACTTTATACATTGGGGACCAAAGATCTGCTTTACGGAGCCATTGCCCTTTCTGCCTTCAGCCTGCTCTCGGCTATCTTATTCTACCTCCTGTATGCTCCCGACGTCGCCATTACAGAAGCGGCTGTTGGAGCTGGTGTTTCCACTGTCATATTCGTCTGGGCTATCCGTGTAACTGACAGAGAGGATCGTACATGA
- a CDS encoding proton-conducting transporter membrane subunit — protein sequence MNPADMVFAPIFLPLLGGALCFCTRAFLKNKLARSVEYSAVFIGLGLPLLVLFSLFPMVLSGQSIELVIGNWNSGIGIVYRFDGLAWLVNVLGYSVAAGAWIYSSGAGPKGPEFSALFLIQTAALAATSMTVDLINLFVCLEVMGIVSYVLVSSSEKPGAFLASFSYLMVSATAMMFFLIGLFGLYRLTGSLSYQGIADGLARLPREGGISATMSLSLIVAAVAMRVAVMPLYGWLPDAHALAPHAISAVLSGVLIKTPLFALSRILIIMPGGAEAGRLMGYTGAVTALVGVVIALSQSDTKRLLAYHSISQIGFIVCAWGAALAAGISTATGLALMS from the coding sequence ATGAATCCAGCTGATATGGTTTTTGCACCGATCTTCCTGCCTTTACTGGGTGGGGCTCTGTGTTTCTGCACCAGGGCTTTTTTAAAAAACAAGCTGGCCCGAAGTGTAGAATACTCCGCCGTATTCATTGGTCTGGGCCTACCCCTGCTGGTGCTGTTTTCTCTTTTTCCCATGGTTCTCTCCGGCCAAAGCATAGAACTGGTTATTGGCAACTGGAATTCGGGCATCGGGATCGTATACCGCTTTGACGGGCTAGCCTGGCTGGTGAATGTTCTGGGTTATTCAGTAGCCGCAGGAGCGTGGATTTATTCTTCGGGTGCAGGTCCTAAAGGACCTGAATTCAGCGCTCTCTTCCTGATTCAAACCGCGGCACTGGCTGCCACTTCCATGACAGTTGATTTGATCAATCTTTTTGTCTGCCTGGAAGTGATGGGTATTGTATCCTATGTGCTTGTTTCCAGTTCTGAAAAACCGGGAGCGTTTCTGGCATCTTTTTCCTATCTAATGGTCAGTGCAACAGCCATGATGTTTTTTCTCATCGGCCTGTTCGGTCTGTACAGACTGACAGGATCACTTTCCTACCAGGGTATTGCAGATGGATTAGCCCGCTTACCCCGGGAAGGCGGAATTTCGGCGACAATGTCTCTCTCCCTCATTGTTGCAGCCGTTGCAATGAGAGTCGCCGTTATGCCTCTGTATGGATGGCTTCCGGATGCCCATGCACTGGCACCCCATGCCATTTCGGCCGTACTATCGGGAGTCCTGATTAAAACCCCCCTCTTTGCCCTCTCGCGGATACTGATAATCATGCCCGGAGGCGCAGAAGCCGGCAGACTGATGGGGTATACCGGTGCCGTTACAGCCCTGGTGGGAGTTGTGATTGCCCTCTCACAGTCTGACACGAAACGCCTATTAGCCTATCACTCCATCAGTCAGATCGGTTTCATTGTATGTGCCTGGGGGGCGGCGTTAGCGGCAGGGATATCCACAGCCACCGGTCTGGCACTTATGTCTG
- the mnhG gene encoding monovalent cation/H(+) antiporter subunit G has translation MIEIILIVIAFISFSSAIIFGTAGIVGLFRFPDPYSRLQAGSLCGTTAVFSIFIGALALAPNWAMAARIIIVAFFFLLSSPTGTHIVARFAWNSGTSIWKPKTEKKNPDVDRIDPA, from the coding sequence ATGATAGAGATTATTCTGATTGTGATTGCGTTCATTTCATTTTCCTCGGCCATCATTTTCGGTACTGCCGGTATTGTCGGACTCTTCCGATTTCCAGATCCTTACTCCCGCTTGCAGGCTGGTTCTCTCTGCGGGACAACTGCGGTATTCTCTATTTTTATCGGAGCTCTGGCCCTGGCGCCCAACTGGGCTATGGCGGCACGGATCATCATTGTCGCCTTTTTCTTTCTTCTCTCCTCACCAACGGGAACCCATATTGTGGCCCGTTTTGCCTGGAATTCAGGAACTTCCATCTGGAAACCAAAAACAGAAAAAAAGAACCCCGATGTAGATCGGATAGATCCTGCATGA
- a CDS encoding PTS sugar transporter subunit IIA — protein MVSIYSLLYPECVLLHPKAEEKADLIKLMIDSLEKAGRTIDKEQLFKDVMERERLSSTGLDYGCAIPHAQSEALEETVMAAALLEKGVDFNSPDGNPAQLVFLIAGPKNQAGHHLKLLSKMSRILHDNEFRNSLEKIASVSGFLDLVKKRED, from the coding sequence ATGGTTTCCATCTATTCATTACTTTACCCGGAGTGTGTGCTCCTTCACCCGAAAGCAGAAGAAAAAGCAGACTTAATCAAATTGATGATTGACAGTCTTGAAAAAGCGGGAAGAACCATCGACAAAGAGCAGCTGTTCAAGGATGTCATGGAACGGGAAAGACTCTCTTCAACAGGGTTGGACTACGGCTGCGCCATCCCCCATGCCCAGAGCGAAGCTCTTGAAGAAACAGTGATGGCGGCGGCCCTACTTGAAAAAGGGGTCGATTTCAATAGTCCTGACGGAAACCCGGCACAGCTTGTTTTTCTTATCGCCGGACCTAAGAACCAGGCGGGTCATCATCTGAAACTTCTTTCTAAAATGTCGAGGATTCTCCACGATAATGAGTTTAGAAATTCCCTGGAAAAAATTGCTTCCGTTTCCGGGTTCCTTGATCTGGTAAAAAAACGGGAGGATTAA